In Nicotiana tabacum cultivar K326 chromosome 21, ASM71507v2, whole genome shotgun sequence, one DNA window encodes the following:
- the LOC107763399 gene encoding uncharacterized protein LOC107763399 translates to MKMMYQLMIAKVYYVLTCSYRQDGKAYRKLSDSQQKWLEDDFVCRSMILNAMSNARFNVFHKCYPAYELWAAISRRYIIEDAGNRSFLINKYIDFKMDDSKRVIDQVNELNEIASQYADVSEPITETFQVSTIIGKLSPSWKDYQMKLKHKTKSLNLDQLLQHIQIEYEARNIDLLVYNGKDKVHNVENSTSSKSAKTKVNKFHNGNKTCDYKKRFDSKNGISKKNRGPYFVCGKMGHLARVCKFRKGKKEEANFMEQEEEMVAILTEILMMDSNEEWWLDFGATCHVTPFKSEKFSLLTLKNVHHILGIRKSLVSIKKLDDYGFRVVFVSQKVIISKNESFVGKVYAKDILGEFSAPNSPPQNGVAERKSRTLLEMKDLSNELKTNIQTRDDVASTSLPVPVRYSSLSTHANTISPESTEVRRSKRRRIEKDLGPGMFIYSIEEDPRTYQEAMSLPDANIWKKAMDDEIKSIHDNNNTWTLAELPPNTKIVGSKWVLKKKLKAVGSIDRYKVILVAKGYSPKEGFDYFEIFSHVTNITTIRVMFAIASMYNLKVHQMDVKTTFLNGELDEEIYIQQPKGYVVSGEEHKVCKLNKFLYGLKQAPRQWYKKFKKEIRSIGFKCSKAENCIFYKCNDNHKVLIILYVDDLLIFGSNIACVNETKKFLMQIFDIKDLGPVDVILGIRVIRKENEFILTQSHYIEKLLKKFNFVDCKPSKTPLGPHINLTPNADEPINQGEYAKIIGSLIDVNWASDRSNSTSTSGWLLTVRGAIVAWSSKKQSCVALSSMKSEFISMSLASRDILWIRRFMKCLPFINIPKGPITLYCDNQAAIHNTKNERMSGNSKHIAMRCNHFLRLKRSGRAVVDTLDETANTSIRK, encoded by the exons ATGAAGATGATGTATCAATTGATGATTGCGAAAGTCTACTATGTCTTGACTTGTTCATATCGACAAGATGGAAAAGCATACAGGAAGCTTTCGGACTCACAACAAAAATGGCTTGAAGATGATTTTGTGTGCCGCTCAATGATCCTGAATGCAATGAGTAATGCACGCTTCAATGTGTTTCACAAATGCTACCCTGCATATGAGTTGTGGGCTGCCATCTCGCGAAGGTATATAATAGAAGATGCTGGAAATAGATCCTTCTTAATTAATAAGTATATTGATTTTAAAATGGATGATTCCAAACGTGTTATTGATCAAGTAAATGAATTAAATGAAATTGCCTCTCAATATGCTGATGTGAGTGAGCCAATTACTGAGACTTTTCAAGTTTCTACTATTATTGGTAAACTTTCTCCTTCTTGGAAAGATTACCAGATGAAATTAAAGCACAAGACTAAGTCTCTAAATTTGGATCAATTACTTCAGCATATTCAAATTGAGTATGAGGCTAGAAATATAGATTTACTTGTTTACAATGGAAAGGATAAAGTGCATAATGTTGAAAATTCCACATCCTCCAAATCTGCTAAAACCAAGGTTAACAAGTTTCACAATGGAAACAAGACTTGTGATTATAAAAAAAGATTTGATTCCAAGAATGGTATTAGTAAGAAAAACAGAGGACCTTACTTTGTGTGTGGTAAGATGGGACATTTGGCTAGAGTTTGTAAATTTCGCAAAGGTAAGAAAGAAGAAGCCAATTTCATGGAgcaagaagaagaaatggttgcTATTCTTACTGAAATTCTTATGATGGATAGCAATGAAGAATGGTGGTTAGATTTTGGAGCAACTTGCCATGTCACTCCATTCAAAAGTG AAAAGTTCTCACTTCTCACTCTCAAGAATGTTCATCACATTCTTGGAATTAGGAAGAGTCTTGTTTCTattaaaaaacttgatgattatGGTTTTAGAGTAGTATTTGTTTCCCAGAAAGTTATTATTTCTAAGAACGAATCATTTGTTGGGAAAGTTTATGCAAAAGACATAT TAGGAGAATTTTCTGCTCCTAACTCTCCTCCACAAAATGGAGTTGCCGAAAGGAAGAGTAGGACACTTTTAGAGATG AAAGATTTGTCAAATGAATTAAAAACAAATATTCAAACAAGAGATGATGTAGCTTCTACTTCTTTACCCGTGCCTGTAAGGTACTCTTCTCTTAGCACACATGCAAATACAATTAGTCCTGAATCTACTGAGGTAAGGAGAAGTAAGAGACGTAGGATAGAAAAAGATCTAGGTCCTGGAATGTTTATATATTCAATAGAAGAGGATCCTAGAACTTATCAAGAAGCTATGTCACTACCTGATGCTAATATTTGGAAAAAGGCTATGGATGACGAAATTAAATCTATTcatgataataataatacatGGACCTTGGCAGAACTTCCTCCTAATACTAAGATTGTTGGTTCTAAATGGGTCCTGAAGAAGAAACTTAAAGCTGTTGGAAGTATAGATAGATATAAAGTAATATTAGTAGCAAAAGGTTATAGCCCGAAAGAAGGTTTTGACTACTTTGAAATATTTTCTCATGTTACTAACATTACTACTATTAGAGTCATGTTTGCTATTGCTTCGATGTATAATTTGAAAGtacatcagatggatgtcaaaacaACATTTCTCAATGGTGAGTTAGATGAAGAAATTTACATTCAACAACCTAAAGGTTATGTTGTGAGTGGAGAAGAACACAAGGTATGTAAACTTAACAAATTTTTATATGGTCTTAAACAAGCACCTAGACAATGGTATAAAAAGTTTAAAAAGGAGATAAGATCTATTGGCTTTAAATGTAGTAAAGCAGAAAATTGTATTTTTTATAAATGCAATGACAATCATAaagttcttattattttatatgttgacGATTTACTTATATTTGGTTCTAACATAGCATGTGTTAATGAAACCAAAAAATTTCTTATGCAAATCTTTGATATCAAAGATTTAGGTCCTGTAGATGTGATACTAGGTATTAGAGTaattagaaaagaaaatgaatttattcTTACACAATCACATTAtattgagaagttgcttaaaaaatttaattttgtaGATTGTAAACCTAGTAAAACTCCTCTTGGTCCTCATATTAATTTAACGCCTAACGCTGATGAACCTATTAATCAAGGAGAGTATGCTAAGATAATTGGTAGTTTAAT TGATGTCAACTGGGCTTCCGATAGAAGCAACTCTACGTCTACTAGTGGCTGGTTACTCACTGTAAGAGGAGCTATAGTGGCTTGGTCCTCTAAGAAACAATCTTGCGTTGCACTATCGTCAATGAAATCTGAATTTATATCTATGTCTCTTGCTAGCAGAGATATTCTATGGATTAGGAGATTCATGAAGTGCTTACCATTTATTAATATTCCTAAAGGACCTATTACTTTATATTGTGATAATCAAGCTGCAATTCACAATACAAAGAACGAGAGGATGTCTGGCAATAGCAAGCATATTGCCATGAGATGCAATCAT TTTCTTAGATTAAAGAGGAGTGGTAGAGCGGTTGTGGACACTCTTGATGAGACTGCTAATACAAGTATAAGAAAGTGA